GTAAGCATGTGCTTGCCTACACCACTCCAATCATACTAGTGTTTCTCTCTTCAAGGGCCTGTTTTGAGGAACTCCAGCATGACTACCTTCTCACCTGGATGATTCTGGACTACTGCTCTGATGTCCTGTACCTGGCTGACATGGCCTTCAGGGCCAGGACAGGTGAGGGGAAAAGCACTGTCCCATTGCAGATGTTAAAACCAGTCTAGATTCTGTTTCAATATAAAATGTCCAAACATCACGGTACCTACATTGATCTTACTCTAAAAAGCTGCGCAGTGTGATCAGTACCTTCACAGACTTTATTGATTCCTTCTACCTCGTGCGTTGAAGAAGTCGATTTTGGGTGTGACCCTGACTTTTGTGTTGTCAGGTTACCTGGAACAAGGCCTTCTGGTGAAGGATAAGAAGATGCTGCGTGAGCGCTACTTCAGCAGCCTACAGTTCCGTGTGGATGTTGTGTCCATGCTCCCCACAGACGTATTCTACTTGTACCTGGGGCTGGACTACCCGGAGATCCGCATCAACAAGTTGCTGCGCATCAACCGCATGATGGAGTTCTTTACCCGTACCGAGACCAAGACCAACTACCCCAACATCTTCCGTATCTCCAATCTGGTCAtgtacatcatcatcatcatccactGGAACGCCTGCCTCTACTATTCCTTCTCCAAGTCCATCGGCTTTGGATCGGACGCCTGGGTCTACCCTGCCCTGGATGACCCAGATGAGCCAGAGTTTGGGGAGCCCATGAGGAAATACGCCTTCAGTCTCTACTGGTCGACCCTGACGCTGACCACCATCGGGGAGACGCCGTCCCCAGCCCTGGACTCCGAGTTCCTGTTCCACGTGGTGGACTTCTTGGTTGGGGTCCTGATCTTCGCCACCATCGTGGGCAACATCGGCTCCATGATCACCAACATGAACGCCGCCCAGACCCAGTTCCAGTCCCGCATCGACAACATCAAGCAATACATGCAGGTGGGATGAGACAGGGCTACCCCCGTTGACACCATGGATACGATTTCAACCCGACACCTAATATTATTGGCACATGTGCATTCCATGTTGGTATGTCAGTATTGTACGAATACGATGTATGAAACCTGAAGCAACCTGAATACTATTTGTTTCCTGACAGGTGCGTAAGGTCAGTAAGGAACTGGAGGACCGTGTCATTAAGTGGTTTGACTACCTGTGGAACAATGGGAAGGCTCAGAATGAGAGGGAGGTGTTGAGGTACCTGCCAGACAAGCTGAGGGCAGAGATCGCCATCAACGTCCACCTGGATACGCTGAAGAAGGTGCGCATCTTTGCCGACTGCGAGGCGGGCCTGCTGATTGAGCTGGTGTTGAAACTACGACCCCAGGTGTTCAGCCCGGGGGACTTCATCTGTAAAAAGGGTGACATCGGACGCGAGATGTACATCATCAAGGAGGGCAAGCTAGCGGTCGTGGCCGACGACGGCATCACCCAGTTTGTTGTCTTGGGCGACGGAAGCTACTTTGGCGAGATCAGCATCCTCAACATCAAGGGCAGCAAGGCAGGGAACCGGAGGACTGCCAACATCCGGAGCATTGGCTACTCTGACCTCTTCATCCTGTCCAAAGATGACCTGATGGAGGCCATGACGGAGTACCCGGATGCAAAGGTCATTCTGGAGGACAAGGGCAGACAGATCTTGCTAAAGGACGGCCTCCTGGATCTGGACCCAGCCAACATCATGCCCGACACCaaggacctggaggagaaggTCGACCGCATGTACAGCACCATGGAGCTGATGCATATGAAGCTGAAAAAGCTGCTGGCAGACTACACCATCACAGACCAGGCCATCGTGGATCGCATCGCCATGATGGAGCGCCTGACCGGAGACGAGCCGGAGGAGGACgagcaaggggaaggggaggaggcaaaagcagaggcagaggaagagacaaAAGAGGAAggagtgctggaggaggagaaaaagggagacGAGGCAGACGAGGAGAAAAAAgacgaggagatggagaagaaggaagaggcTAAAAAAGATGAACAGGAGAAGAAAACAAAGGAGAAGTAGAAGCAAGGAAGGAAGTAGCAATCTTCTTTCTAGCAGGAATAGAACTTTGTaagacaaaaataaatctaTGTCAACAGGGAATATAGCTGACTTTCTTTGTAAGAGTGTCGTCTGCCATCGGACAATGGAGTAAGACAGAGACTGAAAAACACCAGAAAGTCAGATGAGAGTCAGGAAGAATCCTTCCAGTAGATATATAAATGTAAACCAATACAACAGTGGTGGGGAATATTGTTCATTTACGTAAAATTATTTTCTGTATTGTAGAAGATGTGGAGTACAACTTGGGAAATGCCATCATTCGATTAAAAACTGAAAAGAGATTGTAAAGAGATTGTTTTTTGTTATCTGTTTATGTTCAAATGAATCATGCTTGATCTGTGTGTGAATCTGTGTAAATCCCAGCTCAGTAATCACTGTGCCATGCAAACAGTGACAGACCCACTCTTATGATGATGCAACTCTATCATGCAGTACATGTGTTCTTCCACAGGGTTGTGGTAGAGGGCAGGGTTAGTTTTATTGACAAGTGTTGCATGATGGAAATGTTATCAAGTAGTATAGTGAAGCACAACTAGAGTATTGATCcaactaaacacattctcataaGTTCTCTTTTGTGTTCAAGGCAGCCTGTACTGTACAATGAGATGTCATACCCAAAGTCTAGATCTGGGACATTTTACCTTGCGCCTTGAGCAAAAAACGTATATATCTGTTTTGTCCTTTACCTTTCGAACCCTGTTTTGTCAttcaaccacacacagacacacactctttctctgtcaaaATCAGCCGGTCCCCGTGTTATCTGAGCCTTCAAAATTGAAAGGCACTGTGCGTCATGGGCTATTCAGATGGTTCTATCGGCGGTCTCAAAGATAACACTTAGGATAAAATCTTTTCCTGTCAGGTTCTCATCTCAGCTTCCCTTTTAAAATTCCTATATATCTTTCCTGATTGCTTGCCCTGCTGTTGTGTTCTGTAGAATTCTCCCTATGTGCTTTGTGCCAGAGGAAAAGTTGAAAGGGGTGTGCTGTGTACTTCAAGATGAAAGGCAGCATTTCAAGCTTCTTGTAGGATGCTTCTTCTTTTGCTCCGTTCATGGCAATAGAGTCTATTGTTGTGTCTCGCTCTCACTTCCATTTTGGCAATTCACTGTGATTTATTGTTGAGTGATTGGAGACGGATCGTTTATTGGAGCAAGAAGAgagaatacaatttaaaaaacaattacTGGGGATGACAGCCTTGACATAGGCCATTCAATTGTGTGTCATGTTTAAAATTTCATAGGAAAAGCCCAATACACATCTCATTAATTACACTCTCTTAGTCCACAATTGCCCTGTCATTCTTCATGGAGACCCATGCAAACCGCAGGTTTCCAGACATTACCCTAAATGTGTGTGGTAATAAAGGTGCGGGCGTGCATGCCATTCTTcagtccacttcctcctccctcacgtGTTTCTTTGACTGGAGGACAAACATGACTCTTTCTATggagtaaaaaaatataaatataaaaagttATCTCTCCAGAGAGACAGTTATCTGATTACATTCCCActgaaagagaagaggaatagAGGACAATGCTGGCCTTCTCACTATCAGACCGCTCCATCTGATCCATGTATATATTCTGGTGAAAAGCTTTCATTTAAAGTAACCGGCAAACCTTGAATCTGAgatttccttctccttctttgtctccacaaaacaccttttcactCTTCTCAGACATTAGATGTATTATTGATTTTGTTGGAAAAAACTAGGTGCTGCTCTGCTGGCTTCTTGAATTGATTGTATATTAAACAGAGCTGGTGGTCCACCTACCTGCTCTACTGTTGTTGTAGTCAAGCAGATAGATGTCACATGTCAAACTTTATATTCTAGCTTTGGGAGTTCACCCTACATGCTTCCATAGCCTGCTACAGTATACTTTAACACTGCCCAAGGGCtgggtgttgtgttgtgtggtcATCAAACCAAGGTCCAGGCAGACCCCTGTGATGCAAACTGAGGAGGTAGGGAAGTGATTTCTTTAGAAAAAAGGACATTTCCCAAAGGGCAAGAACTGTTGGCAGGGCACAGCACTGGCACACACAGACTTTGTTCAATAGGTAAAAGAAAGATAATaaccacacatacatacacacagcataTTAGTTAGTTCCAGTTATTTTGAACCTTCTCCCATTCTCAAATTCAGTGTGGGaagctacagtaggcctacagaacAAAACACCAAGGGAGAAATCGTCCTTTCCTTGAAAACCCAGAGTGACAACCATGAAATCTCTCGCCATGCTGCTGTCACTCACATTTAACAGAGCATTTCTGAGAGGTAGGATGTAAACCGCCAGATTGGCCCAAGGCCTCCTCCACAGGTCATTCTAGGTCTACCAGCAGGTGCAATTTACAGAAGTGACGGGAGCATTGATTGGATCTCATTTCACACACCACTAGGTTGTTACCACCAGTAAGCACAGACAAGTATATCAAATCCAGACACATTTGTTGAAGGTGGCTTGGAAAAACGTGTGTGCTTGTAATCTGTGTAATTGTATGTGTTTTGTCGATTACTGTCTGAAACGGTATCCACGTTGAATGTTCTTTGAGGAATCCCTCTCTTCTCAAGTGCACTACCGTTCAAAAGTTGGAGTCACTTACAAATGTTCTTGTTTTCAAAATAATATCCACTAAAATAGCATCAAATGGATCACATATACAGTCTAGACATTGCTAGTGTTGTAAATTACTATTGCAACTGCAAAATGGCAGAATGTTTATGTAATATCTTCCAAGGCTTACAGAAACCCATTATCAGCAACAATCAGTCCTGTGTTCCAACGATACGTTGTGTTTGCTAATCCAAGTTTGTTTTAAAAGGCTAATTCAACATTTGAAAACACACTTGCAGTTACAGCTGAAAACGACTGTGCTGATTTAAGAAGCAATAAAACTGCTTTTCTGTGGACTAGTTGATTATCTGGAGCAGCAGTTGTGAGTTTGATTACAGGCTCAAAATGACCAGAAACAAAAAACCTTCTTCTGAAACTCAACAGGCAATTATTGTTCTGAGAAATTAATGTTATTCTATGCAATACATTGGTAAGAAGAAAACTGAAGATTTTGTACAACACTGTGTACTAATCCCTTCACACAGCGCAAACTGTCTCCAACCAGAATAGAAAAAGGAGTGGATGGCAAAGGTTTACAACTAAGCAGGAGGGTACATGCTGCTTTGGCAAAACAGGTCTGAGTTTCAAAGAAAAAGTTATCAGATCAGTTATCAGGCCAATATGAAAGAAAAGATCATGAGGGTCAAAGAACACAGATACTGGACAGAGAAAGATAAAAAAAAGGTTATGGACACCTGAGTTTGAGGTGTTTAGATGACAAAGGAGAGTTCATGAATATCAGACCAAATGAAAAGATGCTGGTGGAGAACTTGATGCCATCTGTCAAGCGTGGTGGAAGCAATGTGATAATCTGGGGGTGctgtggtggtgatgaagagGGAGATTTGTACGGGGTAAAAGGGATCTTGAAGAAGGAAGAGTATCACTCTATTTTCCAATGCCATGCCAAACCTATCCAACTTGTGGGAAGTGACATGGAATTTGACATCACACTGTTAAAATGATGAAGATGGGTTATGATTAATGGATTTATCAGGTTTAAAATTAAACTCTCATCCATCTTTTTAGTATATTCTATATTACTGGAAACCATATGTTAAGCTGTTGATTGATTATTATTAATACCACAAACCAGCAGAAGATATCATAACCAAAGTGTGAAGATATAAGtgcagctagttcaggcagggcaatcgggcagcgcgcatCATCCATTTATCGGGGatgtaaggcgtcttactccaccttcctttcctccgcccactaccacacccatgttatcagcgcatatccattgggccacgtccgataagacgtctttaaaagacgtgcggatatgcacacactcagcccatttgttgtatgatcagtgctgctgccgccctccaccatcccctctctcccccgtgctgtctgtatgttctgtccaccagggggattatatctctattgctccctgcctcatatgtaatgtatgtatgtgttgcagtGAGgatgcagggagtgcttcccttaggtcatccactccgccaaagttaaatctacatgtccgtgtcatgtaacaataaatgctcaaatgtaatacgtgattgtcttgactgaactggatATTAGAGTCTGAGGAATGCGGGAGAAGACTAGTTGTGGATATGCTTCTTCCTCTGCAAGCAAGAGGCTCCCAGCTATACATTTTGTTGCATGTTTATGACCCTATGCCCAGACTCTTGTCTGCAGCTGCAGGGTTCAGGGACAGTACCACTAGCCGTAAATTGGGAGGATTGTCGTTGTATTAAAAAAGTAATCAGATGGGGGGGACCAATAGCAAATAACTTCCACAGATTGACAACAAGAATGCCAAAGGTCTGCTAGGTTGTTACAAATTGAGGATTTTCTTTTTATAAAGGTAATGTAGACATTTTACTATTTCAATTTCTAATTATTATTTCTAATCTACTTCCTCATTGCGATGTACAGACCAGAAAACAGTTGTTGTTCATCACCCAGCAATTAAATGTTCAATAACCTGATGAATCTTTAATGAACTCATTAAGTTTGAGTTTAAGTATACATTTTGCACAACCAGCATGTATTTTTATGTTGGCACAGATGAGAGCAGGtaggaaggaaaggaggggggggggggggaagcccaAGAAGAAAATAAGCTTCTCCTTAATAAAGGCCACGGGAGACATTTAACAGCATGTCCAAATTCCCTACAATGCTGGATTAATGTCTTTCTCTAACAGACGCGAGAAGAGCCCGGTGCACATGTTCTGTTTGCTTATTGGCACATGAGCAGACACCCTCTTGAGCGGCTCATTAACCTCATTCCACATGGTCCGGGCTGGAAGACTGCAAGACAGCCCGCCTACAGGGGACCAGTCTGGGGTTGGTAAGGTGTGTACACTCCATACaaactcagacacaaactcctCTTGAGACCTACTTAGCATATATCTCAACCACGCCGTGTGAGCATCTGTGAATGATTGTGACACTGCCTTAATTAAAACTATAGGCTTACTGCAATATAATAGATCCACCAAGGTCTCTTATAACAACATCCACTTAAACCATCTTTTCCAGCTTGTTGATGTTGCCATTgattctagatgtttcccttccACCCCTTACCACATCTCTGCAgctctttttgttttgtttttaaggaAAAATCTTTTGCTGCTATTATTATGCTGAGCACAGTGGGATTAGACATTAATGTTGTATTGATGTGAAAGAACACATTTGATGTAAGCAATAAGAGGAAATAGCCTTTTTAGATTTGCTCACAATGTAGGTATATATTGTCAGAAGGATTGAGGATGATATCTCTGTTGTAGAAGAGCTTATGGTGAAAGGTCATTTTTGTAAAATGTAAGTGCATCTTACAATATCTGTTCCAGGATAGAAGCCATAAAAAAGCCAACAATCAAATTATTATTCATGGGAAACTACATGTCATCTTTTCATAAATTCTATGTTGTGTGGGTCACCCATCTAATCTATCAATCATTATACAGTCAATCAACAAAgcaattttattttgttgttttttgttctctTGACATACTCGGTAGGAAAGAtttagaaacacacatacatatcaaATTCAAGTTTGTTTTACTGCCTGTCTTTAGACATTTCCACCAGCAAATCCTTTCCTGAAGCTAATTCCTCTGGCCATGCTCATTTGTACTTGACCCATGATGACCTTTACAATCCTCTTCTTCTCCGGTGCGGTGGACCGGTCTGGGATGCCAGTTAATTGATCTTACTGAGCTGGTCA
The Hypomesus transpacificus isolate Combined female chromosome 22, fHypTra1, whole genome shotgun sequence genome window above contains:
- the cnga1a gene encoding cyclic nucleotide gated channel subunit alpha 1a; this translates as MATTSSTRRYLSVSSRVTSEMDTDTEGDSTEDDVDPQPPGPGRLFNVNNSNNNEGEEKTKKKKEKKEKKEKKEKKEKKEKKEKKKEKKEREENEREEEQEKEKEKEKEKEREKAKAKPKEVFVINPAGSLYYNWLFVIAIPVMYNWTMIIARACFEELQHDYLLTWMILDYCSDVLYLADMAFRARTGYLEQGLLVKDKKMLRERYFSSLQFRVDVVSMLPTDVFYLYLGLDYPEIRINKLLRINRMMEFFTRTETKTNYPNIFRISNLVMYIIIIIHWNACLYYSFSKSIGFGSDAWVYPALDDPDEPEFGEPMRKYAFSLYWSTLTLTTIGETPSPALDSEFLFHVVDFLVGVLIFATIVGNIGSMITNMNAAQTQFQSRIDNIKQYMQVRKVSKELEDRVIKWFDYLWNNGKAQNEREVLRYLPDKLRAEIAINVHLDTLKKVRIFADCEAGLLIELVLKLRPQVFSPGDFICKKGDIGREMYIIKEGKLAVVADDGITQFVVLGDGSYFGEISILNIKGSKAGNRRTANIRSIGYSDLFILSKDDLMEAMTEYPDAKVILEDKGRQILLKDGLLDLDPANIMPDTKDLEEKVDRMYSTMELMHMKLKKLLADYTITDQAIVDRIAMMERLTGDEPEEDEQGEGEEAKAEAEEETKEEGVLEEEKKGDEADEEKKDEEMEKKEEAKKDEQEKKTKEK